A DNA window from Brassica napus cultivar Da-Ae chromosome C1, Da-Ae, whole genome shotgun sequence contains the following coding sequences:
- the LOC111203811 gene encoding U-box domain-containing protein 25-like: MPRSLEPLDLGIQIPYHFRCPISLELMRDPVTVCTGQTYDRTSIESWVSTGNNTTCPVTRAPLTDFTLIPNHTLRRLIQEWCVANRSNGVERIPTPKQPADPTSVRALLSQASATSGTHVSARSRAAALRRLRGFARDSEKNRVLIAAHNAKEILIRILFSDDIDSSELVSESLALLVMFPMTEHDKCVSIISDPGRVEFLTRLLFDSSVETRVNAAALIEMAVTGSKETVSNSESIFEGVLDLLRNPASSYPRRALKIGIKALFALCLSKNTRHVAVSAGAPEILIDRLAAGLDRCDTERALATVEILCRSLEGCAAFGEHALTVPVLVKTILRVSDRATEYAAGALLALCTAEDRWRDEAAAAGVVVQLLLMVQSECTERAKRKAQKLLKLLRDSWPDYSFANSDDFACSEVVPF, from the coding sequence ATGCCGAGAAGTTTAGAGCCGTTGGATCTTGGAATCCAGATACCGTACCATTTCAGGTGTCCAATCTCACTAGAGCTGATGCGTGACCCAGTCACCGTCTGCACCGGTCAAACCTACGATCGAACAAGCATCGAATCATGGGTATCCACCGGTAACAACACCACGTGTCCAGTCACACGCGCTCCTTTGACCGACTTCACACTCATCCCGAACCACACTCTCCGCCGTCTCATCCAAGAATGGTGCGTCGCTAACCGCTCCAACGGCGTCGAGCGTATCCCCACACCCAAACAGCCAGCTGACCCCACCTCCGTTCGCGCTCTCCTCAGCCAAGCCTCCGCGACGTCGGGAACTCACGTCTCGGCTCGCTCACGCGCCGCCGCTCTCCGTCGTCTACGTGGATTCGCGCGAGACTCCGAGAAGAACCGCGTTTTGATCGCGGCTCATAACGCTAAAGAGATTCTGATTAGGATTCTTTTCTCCGACGATATCGATTCATCGGAGTTGGTCTCTGAATCGCTCGCTCTTCTCGTTATGTTCCCGATGACGGAGCATGATAAATGCGTTTCGATCatttcggatccgggtcgggTCGAGTTTTTAACCCGGTTACTGTTCGATTCCTCGGTGGAGACACGTGTCAACGCAGCCGCGTTGATCGAGATGGCGGTTACAGGATCGAAGGAAACGGTTTCGAATTCCGAATCCATTTTCGAAGGAGTCCTCGATCTTCTACGTAATCCGGCGTCCTCGTACCCGCGGCGAGCTCTCAAGATCGGAATCAAAGCGCTCTTCGCGCTCTGCCTCTCGAAGAACACGCGCCACGTCGCGGTCTCCGCCGGCGCGCCGGAGATTCTGATCGACAGGCTCGCGGCGGGGTTAGACAGGTGCGACACGGAGCGAGCGTTAGCGACGGTGGAGATTCTCTGCCGATCTCTGGAGGGATGCGCGGCGTTCGGCGAGCACGCTCTGACGGTGCCGGTTCTTGTGAAGACGATTCTGAGAGTTTCGGATCGGGCGACGGAGTACGCGGCGGGGGCGCTGCTGGCGCTTTGCACGGCGGAGGATAGGTGGAGAGACGAGGCGGCGGCGGCGGGAGTGGTGGTTCAGTTGTTGCTGATGGTGCAGAGTGAGTGTACGGAGAGGGCGAAGAGGAAGGCGCAGAAGCTGCTGAAGCTTCTGAGAGACTCGTGGCCTGACTACTCCTTCGCTAACTCCGATGATTTCGCCTGCAGCGAAGTGGTCcccttttga
- the LOC106374659 gene encoding zinc finger CCCH domain-containing protein 39, whose amino-acid sequence MDSSYSDSRPMFVQSPWNQTHTNDSMPYPMNNEQSESQSQPSLKRPRLHDDTVFTPTSNNSSWMAPPSNTPPMNKGTANIFYKTRMCAKFKAGTCMNGDPCNFAHGMEDLRQPPSNWQEIVGPPPPAVQDRARERERERERERPSSSSVSASNWEDDQKIILRMKLCRKFCFGEECPYGDRCNFVHQDLSKFRDESGKLRESLAISVGTNPASVENGGGTGSHQVEVNRRGGIPVPASLNNGVVKTVYWKTRICMKFENGQCPFGDNCHFAHGQAELLYYSGEAVNAAASLSKQTVVPGNEAFAMKPSAAQVVTADSSGLNDEGRRKKCLLKWSDSKKINRIYGDWIDDLPVGQKSTKPVES is encoded by the exons ATGGATTCGAGTTACTCTGATTCTCGTCCCATGTTCGTGCAATCGCCTTGGAATCAAACGCATACGAATGATTCAATGCCTTATCCGATGAACAACGAACAATCTGAATCACAATCTCAGCCTTCTTTGAAAAGGCCAAGACTCCACGATGATACCGTCTTTACTCCCACGAGTAACAACAGTTCTTGGATGGCTCCACCGTCAAACACTCCTCCTATGAACAAAGGGACGGCTAACATATTCTACAAGACGAGGATGTGTGCAAAGTTCAAGGCGGGGACTTGTATGAATGGAGATCCTTGCAATTTCGCACACGGCATGGAGGATCTGAGGCAGCCTCCTTCTAATTGGCAGGAGATTGTTGGACCTCCTCCTCCTGCTGTTCAAGACAGGGCAAGAGAAAGGGAAAGGGAaagggaaagggaaaggccgtcttcttcttctgtgtCTGCTAGTAATTGGGAAGATGATCAGAAGATAATCTTGAGGATGAAGCTTTGCAGGAAGTTTTGTTTTGGTGAGGAGTGTCCTTATGGGGATAGGTGTAATTTCGTTCATCAGGATCTTTCCAAGTTTCGTGATGAGTCTGGGAAATTGAGAGAGAGTTTGGCTATAAGCGTTGGTACTAATCCAGCTTCTGTTGAGAATGGTGGTGGTACTGGTTCTCATCAAGTGGAAGTGAATAGACGAGGAGGCATTCCTGTACCTGCATCGTTGAATAATGGTGTTGTCAAGACTGTGTACTGGAAGACTAGGATATGCATGAAGTTTGAGAATGGTCAGTGTCCTTTTGGAGATAACTGTCACTTTGCTCATGGCCAAGCAG AGCTGCTATATTACTCTGGAGAAGCTGTAAACGCAGCAGCGTCTTTGAGTAAACAAACGGTGGTGCCTGGTAACGAAGCATTTGCGATGAAACCGAGTGCAGCACAAGTAGTAACAGCAGATTCTTCTGGCCTTAACGATGAAGGGAGACGAAAGAAGTGTTTGCTCAAGTGGAGTGACTCCAAGAAGATTAATCGAATCTATGGAGACTGGATTGATGATTTACCGGTGGGTCAAAAGTCGACAAAACCAGTGGAGAGCTGA